Proteins encoded in a region of the Trypanosoma brucei gambiense DAL972 chromosome 6, complete sequence genome:
- a CDS encoding RNA-binding protein, putative encodes MSSSALLFVANLPTVANAQYVERLFSAYGHVADVKIVFEGSVQFAEVMYNAVDDADSAIAALHHHYCASRNTPLVVLYHVRSPCISEYGRKVGREYAQAAALGRDPSYIPLEGFDENYPRTDVPPPPSDREIFEGARWNDNSGPAGEGRLHSY; translated from the coding sequence ATGTCCTCTTCTGCTCTGTTGTTCGTGGCAAATTTACCCACAGTAGCGAACGCGCAGTATGTAGAACGCCTGTTCTCGGCTTACGGTCACGTTGCTGATGTCAAGATTGTGTTTGAGGGATCGGTGCAGTTTGCGGAGGTGATGTACAACGCCGTGGACGATGCGGACTCTGCGATCGCCGCGCTGCATCATCACTATTGCGCATCCAGGAATACACCTCTGGTGGTATTATATCACGTGAGGAGTCCTTGCATTTCAGAATATGGCCGCAAAGTTGGGCGCGAGTACGCCCAAGCAGCTGCGCTGGGTCGCGACCCCTCATACATCCCACTGGAGGGGTTTGACGAGAACTATCCTCGGACAGATGTCCCCCCGCCCCCATCTGACAGAGAAATCTTTGAGGGAGCGCGCTGGAATGACAATAGCGGTCCAGCAGGCGAGGGGCGGTTGCATTCGTATTAG
- a CDS encoding valyl-tRNA synthetase, putative, protein MKQLAPQMAPAYIPKDVESGWYEWWEESGFFRPASDMGRPIRGRSFVIVSPPPNVTGHLHIGHALTGAVQDALIRFHRMKGDDTLYLPGTDHAGIATQVVVEKRLMKESGKSRHDVGREEFLKQVWAFKENHCGVITRQLRRIGLSLDWSRERFTMDEQCAKAVVEGFVKLHEDGLIYRATRLINWCCSLQSAISDLEVVFEDVPKNAKLTIPGYDRKVDMGVLTHVAYKFADSEDEIIIATTRPETILGDTAVAVHPDDERYKKYHGKRLKCPFRDETIPLILDPVLVDVNFGTGAVKITPAHDPNDFEAGLRHNLPQLTMMDLKGHVTTEGPFKGMHRFDCRREIVKELEKMGLLREVVPYEYRVGRCSRTGDIVEPLLMPQWFVDCTEMARKSVEAVRNNELRLYPPTHQVVWYHWLENIKPWCVSRQLWWGHRIPAYKCTGAVPSTHEDPWVVARNLEEAKAKAKEKFNLSDAEVRELVLEQDSDVLDTWFSSAMWPFSTMGWPAETGDTQRFFPGSLMETGHDILFFWVARMVMTSLHFTGKLPFSEVFLHAMVRDKNGEKMSKSKGNVIDPLFIISGVSLEALHDTVRSGNLDEKEVSRALKLQRETFPNGIPECGSDALRFGLLSYTQSGRNVNLDIDRVVAYRQLCNKLWNAVRFVLYHALGEDYKPKATLVDSQKVASLPLECRWILSRLDVAVEECTRGFSEGTYDFALATNAVYRFWLYELCDVYLELTKPTIQAGGEKKVIVQDVLLHVVEVALRLLHPMMPFLTEELWHYLPNYESFGVQSIVVAPYPEVSGWQDSQVEEQMKLLMETVHIVRSTKAFYSLTNKHKPDVWVTARAAETREIVESHKFMIESLGVVGRVSVIPPEEEAAAVPKGCGFAVVNKDLSINMMLLGFIDVQKEVAKLEKQLAGLQKQIEGVNKKISMPGYETKVPADVREANKVKLESLVEQEAQLTEGLTKMKSLL, encoded by the coding sequence ATGAAACAACTTGCTCCCCAGATGGCTCCGGCCTACATTCCTAAGGACGTGGAGAGCGGATGGTACGAGTGGTGGGAGGAGTCCGGCTTCTTCCGCCCCGCGTCAGACATGGGCCGTCCCATCCGCGGCCGGTCATTTGTTATCGTCTCTCCTCCACCTAATGTTACTGGGCACCTGCATATTGGACACGCGTTAACCGGGGCAGTGCAGGATGCGCTCATCCGTTTCCACCGTATGAAAGGTGATGACACTTTGTATCTTCCTGGCACGGACCACGCGGGTATTGCGACGCAGGttgtggtggagaaacgtcTCATGAAGGAGAGTGGAAAGTCGCGCCACGACGTTGGCCGCGAGGAATTTTTGAAGCAAGTGTGGGCCTTCAAGGAGAACCACTGTGGTGTTATAACTCGTCAGCTTCGGCGTATTGGATTGAGCCTGGACTGGTCCAGGGAGCGTTTCACAATGGATGAGCAATGTGCCAAAGCTGTGGTCGAGGGCTTCGTGAAGCTTCATGAAGATGGCCTCATTTACCGGGCGACACGGCTCATCAACTGGTGCTGTTCGCTGCAAAGTGCAATTTCCGATCTTGAGGTTGTATTTGAGGATGTTCCGAAGAACGCGAAACTCACGATCCCCGGGTACGACAGGAAGGTTGACATGGGTGTGCTTACCCACGTCGCCTACAAGTTTGCCGACAGCGAGGACGAAATTATCATTGCAACAACTCGGCCGGAGACTATTCTTGGAGATACCGCTGTCGCTGTTCATCCAGATGATGAGCGGTACAAGAAGTATCACGGTAAGCGGCTAAAGTGCCCATTCCGCGATGAAACGATTCCGCTAATTCTTGATCCTGTTCTGGTTGATGTGAACTTCGGTACGGGTGCTGTGAAGATAACACCGGCGCATGACCCAAACGATTTCGAGGCGGGGCTGCGCCACAATCTCCCGCAGTTGACGATGATGGATCTTAAGGGGCACGTCACCACCGAGGGCCCCTTCAAGGGGATGCACCGCTTTGATTGCCGTCGTGAGATTGTGAAGGAGTTGGAAAAGATGGGACTCTTACGCGAAGTGGTCCCATATGAGTATCGGGTTGGCCGTTGCAGTAGGACCGGTGACATTGTTGAGCCGCTGTTGATGCCTCAATGGTTCGTGGACTGCACGGAGATGGCTCGTAAGTCGGTGGAGGCCGTTCGTAACAATGAACTGCGCTTGTATCCACCAACGCATCAGGTTGTATGGTATCATTGGTTGGAGAACATCAAACCGTGGTGTGTTTCACGTCAGCTGTGGTGGGGTCACCGCATTCCCGCATACAAGTGCACAGGTGCTGTCCCATCTACGCACGAGGACCCGTGGGTTGTTGCACGCAATTTGGAGGAGGCCAAGGCCAAGGCAAAAGAGAAGTTTAATCTCAGTGATGCGGAGGTTAGGGAGCTGGTTCTCGAGCAGGATAGTGATGTGCTTGACACATGGTTCAGCTCCGCCATGTGGCCTTTCTCCACCATGGGTTGGCCGGCCGAAACGGGTGATACGCAGAGGTTCTTCCCTGGAAGTCTGATGGAAACTGGTCACGACATCCTATTCTTCTGGGTTGCCCGCATGGTTATGACGTCACTCCACTTCACCGGTAAGCTTCCCTTCTCGGAGGTGTTTTTGCATGCCATGGTGCGTGACAAGAACGGTGAGAAGATGAGCAAATCGAAGGGAAATGTGATTGACCCGCTCTTCATTATAAGCGGCGTGTCTCTTGAAGCGCTTCATGACACAGTGAGGTCGGGCAACCTTGACGAAAAGGAGGTTTCCAGAGCTCTGAAGCTGCAGAGGGAAACCTTTCCGAATGGCATCCCGGAGTGCGGCAGCGATGCTCTGCGTTTCGGTCTCCTTTCGTACACTCAGTCTGGACGCAACGTTAACCTGGATATTGACCGCGTCGTTGCCTACAGGCAACTGTGCAACAAGCTATGGAATGCTGTGCGCTTTGTGCTATATCATGCACTAGGAGAAGACTATAAGCCGAAGGCGACCCTTGTCGATTCTCAAAAGGTAGCGAGCCTGCCACTCGAATGCCGGTGGATCCTTTCCCGCCTTGATGTGGCTGTGGAGGAATGCACCCGTGGTTTTTCTGAGGGTACATACGATTTTGCACTTGCGACCAACGCCGTGTACCGCTTCTGGCTATATGAGCTCTGCGATGTCTATCTTGAGCTGACAAAGCCAACCATCCAGGCGGGAGGTGAGAAGAAGGTGATCGTGCAAGATGTGCTTCTCCATGTGGTAGAGGTGGCCCTCCGTCTGCTACATCCGATGATGCCATTCCTCACAGAGGAACTTTGGCACTATCTACCAAACTATGAATCCTTTGGCGTCCAAAGTATTGTGGTTGCCCCTTACCCCGAGGTGTCTGGTTGGCAAGACAGCCAAGTTGAGGAGCAGATGAAACTGCTGATGGAAACAGTTCATATTGTCCGCTCAACGAAAGCCTTTTACTCCCTCaccaacaaacacaagcCAGACGTCTGGGTTACTGCTCGTGCTGCCGAAACAAGAGAAATCGTCGAGTCACACAAGTTCATGATTGAATCGCTTGGTGTTGTGGGCAGGGTCTCGGTTATACCccctgaagaggaggcagcTGCGGTGCCGAAGGGCTGCGGTTTTGCAGTAGTAAACAAAGACCTGAGCATTAACATGATGCTGCTTGGCTTCATTGATGTGCAGAAGGAGGTAGCAAAGCTCGAGAAACAGCTCGCCGGACTCCAGAAGCAGATTGAGGGTGTCAATAAGAAGATATCAATGCCAGGTTATGAAACCAAAGTGCCTGCTGATGTGCGTGAGGCCAATAAGGTTAAACTGGAGTCGCTTGTTGAGCAGGAGGCACAACTGACTGAGGGTTTAACAAAGATGAAGAGTTTACTCTAA
- a CDS encoding 3-hydroxy-3-methylglutaryl-CoA reductase,putative, which produces MLRRTLSCACGTGKTGWGAMSNAELVKAVSSRQLTFYGLEQALEPDYQRAIAVRREVVSDYVASSQSAEVKRKSLERIPFENYEWDRVVGQNCENIVGYVPIPLGMAGPIIMDGCEYPIPMATTEGALVASTHRGARAISQSGGCKTLILGEGMSRAPVVEVESLEEAGRLHNFCVENFTEIKAAFESTTRFGKLQSLKCVIIGRKAYIRFRATTGDAMGMNMITKGVDKALELIKQNFPSMKVIALSGNYCTDKKPSAVNWIEGRGKTVVAEALVRGELVERTLKCTVEDLVSLNIDKNLVGSAVAGSVGGFNAQAANVVAAIFIATGQDPAQVVESSTCITTMSKVGNDLLISVAMPSIEVGTVGGGTGLPAQSGCLDMIGCAGSNKEAPGANAQLLSRLVAAGVLSAELSLMSGLAAGHLLSAHMRLNRRK; this is translated from the coding sequence ATGCTTCGTAGGACTCTCTCATGTGCTTGTGGGACAGGCAAAACGGGTTGGGGCGCAATGAGCAATGCCGAGCTTGTTAAAGCCGTAAGCAGTCGTCAATTAACCTTTTATGGGTTAGAGCAGGCTCTGGAGCCCGACTACCAGCGCGCTATCGCTGTGCGTCGTGAGGTGGTGTCCGACTATGTGGCATCCTCCCAAAGTGCGgaggtgaagaggaaaagcttGGAGCGTATACCATTTGAAAACTACGAATGGGATCGAGTGGTTGGTCAGAACTGTGAAAATATTGTGGGTTACGTTCCTATTCCTCTTGGTATGGCTGGGCCAATAATAATGGATGGCTGTGAATACCCCATTCCCATGGCCACGACAGAAGGTGCCCTGGTTGCCAGCACACATCGAGGCGCACGAGCTATATCCCAAAGTGGGGGCTGTAAGACACTGATCTTGGGCGAGGGCATGTCACGTGCTCCAGTAGTGGAGGTTGAGTCTTTGGAAGAGGCGGGAAGGCTTCATAATTTTTGTGTAGAAAATTTCACTGAAATCAAAGCAGCTTTCGAGAGCACGACGCGATTTGGGAAGTTGCAGTCGCTCAAGTGCGTCATCATCGGTCGCAAAGCCTATATTCGGTTCCGCGCGACCACCGGAGATGCGATGGGGATGAACATGATAACCAAAGGTGTCGACAAGGCATTGGAGTTAATAAAGCAAAACTTTCCGTCGATGAAGGTTATTGCGTTGTCGGGGAACTACTGCACTGACAAGAAACCCTCCGCAGTGAACTGGATtgaggggagaggaaaaactgTCGTTGCCGAGGCGCTCGTAAGGGGCGAGTTGGTTGAGCGCACATTAAAGTGCACCGTTGAGGATCTTGTGTCACTAAATATCGACAAAAACCTCGTTGGCTCAGCTGTTGCCGGTTCTGTTGGTGGCTTTAATGCACAAGCTGCCAATGTTGTTGCAGCAATTTTCATTGCGACGGGACAGGACCCAGCGCAGGTGGTGGAATCCTCCACCTGCATCACCACAATGTCTAAAGTTGGGAACGATCTGCTCATTTCGGTCGCAATGCCCAGCATTGAGGTGGGAACAGTTGGTGGTGGCACGGGTCTACCAGCCCAGAGTGGGTGCTTAGATATGATCGGGTGTGCTGGGTCGAACAAGGAAGCACCAGGGGCCAACGCGCAGCTTCTCTCACGTCTTGTTGCGGCTGGTGTTCTTTCTGCGGAACTGTCGCTCATGTCAGGGTTGGCTGCAGGGCACCTCCTAAGTGCCCACATGCGGTTGAATCGTAGGAAGTAA
- a CDS encoding ATP-dependent RNA helicase, putative → MYVGDKSKGWIAITRCWGIFASIFMSLVLVFCNGTTHFFIFLRMTKKNVIRFTDLGLSTPVPQVLSTSKGEKKKKRLEVKSERNLRTKEAEKQLSLAREKVEKHKEYVKSEACAKQKEKAEKRKALNDMRVSLHERRENEEKLQKQRVVSSQQEYISKLVANIAEEEGRTRQVREAIDRDTLDLAKFAPQSVCIHVKRHPHIELTRKELPVLREEQAIVEAINSTSRTCVLICGETGSGKTTQIPQFLWECGYGDPKGSPFGREGCILVTEPRRVAAISMARRVAEELNVPFGEDVCYQVRYDNNLSDGFKIKFATEGIVLKEIQSDFLLRKYSVIIVDEAHERSVTGDILIGMLSRIMPTRNDLYLEELRKNGGLPQMTTLKPLKLVIMSATMRVADFRDNRKLFPVPPPFICVEARRFPVTNHFSKRTELFNYVDEAFRKVCQIHKKLPPGGILVFLSTQYEIGLLCDRLLLHYAKTKIEYCETSYSKHALLTSELPTTPSESDESESDIERDEFGLATEDYALDKDDTELENCNIGRKRCRNAAGSPEKAEGFADESEVNGELNTLHVLPLYALMNFSKQQEVFQQPPAGKRLCVVATNVAETSITIPNIRYVVDSGRVKTKTVDESTCASCFRIEWTSQASAEQRSGRAGRVAPGHCYRLYSTAVYSNLMPKHSAPEILRTSLESVVLLMKHFGINHVGTFPFPSPPKEADLKRALTHLGLIGALNSDDEFRITATGRRLVAYPIPPRFSRVIVEGIDRKLPRFLITLITLIASIFSTTTSVFTDEGHRIKWKSKDISDDEKERKQRLQALLHPGSDLLTSLNALLVYMNNSSAVNCDRYCLVQKSLSEAKQLGDQLLVLASRDTAEEPVEGASDADVVGPEQLFEERALAHLSKNQEIVIRKLFIIGLVDQVARRATVQECRSHGVEYKSDKTTKTPYITVANHIIVYVHPSSSIARTYPPPEYVTFVTLQKNVRSETKESLTLMLGLTIVTKEWLHECAVTVE, encoded by the coding sequence ATGTATGTCGGTGATAAAAGCAAAGGTTGGATAGCTATTACTCGTTGTTGGGGCATCTTCGCGTCAATTTTCATGTCCTTGGTGCTGGTATTTTGCAATGGAAccactcatttttttatttttttaaggaTGACTAAGAAGAATGTTATTCGCTTTACTGACTTGGGTCTCTCCACACCCGTTCCCCAAGTCTTGTCCACTtcaaaaggagagaaaaagaagaaaagactTGAGGTTAAGAGTGAAAGGAACCTACGTACGAAGGAGGCAGAAAAACAACTTTCTCTtgcaagagaaaaagtggagAAACATAAGGAGTACGTGAAGTCTGAGGCATGTGccaagcaaaaggaaaaggctgaaaaaaggaaagcactCAACGATATGCGAGTGTCCCTTCATGAACGtcgagaaaatgaagaaaagctTCAGAaacagcgtgttgtttcctcCCAACAAGAATACATATCTAAACTGGTAGCCAATATTGCGGAGGAAGAAGGCAGAACACGGCAGGTACGAGAGGCTATCGATCGTGATACGTTGGATCTAGCTAAGTTTGCCCCCCAAAGTGTTTGCATTCATGTGAAAAGACACCCACATATCGAATTAACACGGAAAGAACTTCCGGTTCTCAGGGAGGAACAGGCAATTGTTGAAGCCATAAATAGTACGTCTCGAACATGCGTTCTCATTTGCGGAGAAACTGGAAGTGGGAAGACAACGCAAATTCCTCAGTTTTTATGGGAATGCGGTTATGGTGATCCAAAGGGATCTCCCTTTGGAAGGGAAGGATGTATATTGGTTACGGAGCCGCGGCGTGTTGCCGCGATATCTATGGCAAGGCGTGTTGCTGAGGAACTTAACGTACCCTTTGGAGAGGACGTTTGCTATCAGGTCCGTTACGACAACAATCTTTCGGATggttttaaaataaaatttgcGACGGAGGGTATTGTTCTTAAGGAAATTCAGTCTGATTTCTTGCTTAGAAAGTACAGCGTGATTATTGTGGATGAAGCTCATGAACGAAGTGTTACAGGTGATATTCTTATCGGAATGTTGTCTCGCATCATGCCTACGAGGAATGACCTGTACTTAGAAGAATTGAGGAAAAATGGTGGGCTTCCGCAGATGACAACGCTGAAGCCCTTAAAGTTGGTGATAATGTCAGCCACAATGCGTGTTGCAGATTTCAGGGATAATCGAAAGCTGTTTCCTGTGCCACCACCTTTTATTTGCGTGGAGGCCCGTCGCTTTCCAGTGACAAATCATTTTTCAAAGAGGACGGAATTATTTAACTACGTTGACGAGGCGTTTCGTAAGGTTTGTCAAATTCACAAAAAGTTACCGCCAGGTGGAATTCTGGTCTTCCTTTCGACTCAGTACGAAATCGGGCTGTTGTGCGACCGACTGCTATTACACTATGCAAAGACGAAGATTGAATACTGCGAAACTTCATACTCCAAGCATGCCTTACTTACTTCTGAGTTACCGACTACACCGAGTGAGTCTGATGAAAGTGAGTCAGATATCGAAAGAGATGAATTTGGACTTGCAACTGAGGATTATGCGTTGGATAAAGATGATACGGAGCTAGAAAACTGTAATATCGGTAGAAAGCGTTGCAGAAATGCTGCAGGATCTCCAGAGAAGGCAGAAGGATTTGCTGATGAAAGTGAGGTGAATGGTGAGCTCAATACACTACATGTCCTTCCCTTGTATGCACTGATGAATTTCTCGAAACAACAGGAGGTTTTCCAGCAACCTCCAGCAGGAAAGCGTTTGTGCGTTGTGGCTACAAATGTAGCCGAGACTTCGATCACTATTCCTAATATACGTTATGTGGTAGATTCTGGCCGAGTGAAAACAAAGACGGTAGACGAATCTACTTGTGCAAGCTGCTTCCGAATAGAGTGGACAAGTCAAGCTTCTGCTGAACAGCGTAGTGGGCGTGCCGGTCGTGTGGCACCTGGACATTGTTATCGTCTGTATAGCACTGCCGTTTACTCGAATTTGATGCCTAAACACAGTGCTCCAGAGATTTTGAGGACTTCATTAGAATCTGTGGTTCTCTTAATGAAGCATTTCGGCATCAACCATGTTGGGacctttccatttccatctCCCCCCAAAGAGGCCGATTTGAAGCGCGCATTGACTCACTTGGGGCTTATTGGTGCTTTGAACTCCGATGATGAATTCCGGATTACTGCAACGGGCAGACGGCTTGTTGCTTATCCTATTCCCCCGCGTTTCTCTCGAGTGATCGTTGAGGGAATAGACCGTAAGCTTCCACGGTTTCTCATTACTCTAATTACGCTGATCGCATCTATCTTTTCCACCACGACGAGCGTATTTACGGATGAAGGACATCGGataaaatggaaaagcaaagatatttctgatgatgaaaaagaaCGAAAGCAGCGTCTCCAGGCGCTTTTGCATCCTGGAAGCGATTTACTTACTTCCCTGAACGCACTTCTGGTATATATGAACAACTCTAGTGCGGTGAATTGTGATCGCTACTGTCTTGTCCAAAAGAGCCTTtcagaagctaaacaacTTGGTGACCAACTACTAGTACTAGCGAGTCGCGATACAGCTGAAGAACCTGTTGAAGGCGCCAGCGATGCTGATGTCGTTGGACCAGAGCAACTTTTTGAGGAAAGAGCCCTCGCCCACCTCTCGAAGAATCAGGAAATAGTGATTAGGAAATTGTTTATAATTGGTCTTGTTGATCAGGTAGCACGTCGAGCCACGGTGCAAGAATGCCGGTCTCACGGTGTAGAATACAAGAGCGATAAGACGACGAAAACACCCTACATTACAGTTGCGAACCACATTATAGTTTACGTTCATCCTTCGAGCTCAATAGCAAGAACATATCCTCCACCAGAATACGTCACCTTTGTCACACTACAAAAGAATGTGCGTTCTGAGACAAAAGAGTCGCTTACCCTGATGCTGGGCCTTACTATCGTGACAAAGGAGTGGCTGCATGAATGCGCTGTCACTGTCGAGTAA
- a CDS encoding glutamyl-tRNA synthetase, putative, whose protein sequence is MLRLANKFTVKISLISRLLKEIPFCVMSKHEEDCQKAPEHDKLTLTNAEEGKVVTRFPPEASGFLHIGHAKAALINSMLALKYKGKLVMRFDDTNPSKEKDHFEQAILDDLATLGVTWDVGPTYSSDYMELLYEKADELIEKGLAYCDKTTREEMQKCRFNGVPTSYRDISIEETKRMWSEMKEGSAEGQETCLRAKISVDNENKAMRDPVIYRVNLTPHARQGTKYKAYPTYDFCCPIIDSVEGITHALRTNEYHDRNDQYYWFCDALGLRKPIVEDFSRLNMEYAVMSKRKLTQLIDSKVVDGWDDPRFPTVRALVRRGLKMSALRQFVQEQGMSKTVNFMEWSKLWYFNTQILDPSVPRYTVVSNTLKVRCVVEGIGGLEKCEKLLHKKAPDMGSKVFYKSGVIFLDAEDVALLKEGDEVTLMDWGNAFIRNIRTSGESGTITDADIVLNLEGDVKKTKHKLTWVAEYPEAEVMEINEYDHLLTKKKPDPEESLDSILAAVTKYTQEVYSEAATSALKKGDIIQLERRGYYIVDNVIPRKVLIAIPDGREKVNHLSAKAHHLKYVAKVPQPAAANDLAAKRAAKAAKKAAQKQDSKSQNKEQAV, encoded by the coding sequence ATGCTCCGGTTAGCTAACAAGTTTACCGTCAAAATAAGCTTAATTTCACGGCTTCTTAAAGAAATCCCCTTTTGTGTGATGAGCAAACATGAAGAAGACTGCCAGAAGGCCCCGGAACACGACAAACTAACGTTAACAAATGCGGAAGAGGGGAAGGTAGTGACTCGGTTCCCCCCCGAAGCGAGCGGATTTCTCCACATCGGTCATGCGAAGGCGGCCCTTATCAATAGTATGCTCGCGTTGAAGTACAAAGGAAAACTTGTAATGCGGTTTGACGACACTAACCCATCCAAAGAAAAGGACCACTTTGAGCAAGCGATTTTGGATGATTTGGCAACCCTTGGTGTCACATGGGATGTGGGTCCAACATATTCGTCCGATTACATGGAATTACTATACGAGAAAGCAGATGAGCTCATTGAAAAGGGTCTGGCCTATTGTGATAAAACAACACGGGAGGAAATGCAAAAATGTAGGTTCAACGGTGTTCCCACGAGCTACCGAGATATTTCCATTGAGGAGACGAAAAGGATGTGGAGTGAGATGAAAGAGGGTTCCGCAGAAGGCCAAGAGACTTGTTTACGGGCAAAGATATCCGTTGATAACGAGAATAAAGCGATGAGGGATCCTGTTATTTATCGAGTAAATCTGACGCCACACGCAAGACAGGGAACCAAATACAAGGCGTACCCAACATACGACTTTTGCTGCCCCATTATTGATTCTGTCGAAGGAATTACACACGCTCTTCGGACGAATGAGTATCATGATCGGAACGACCAGTATTATTGGTTTTGTGATGCATTAGGGTTGAGGAAGCCCATTGTTGAAGATTTTTCAAGATTGAACATGGAGTATGCTGTGATGTCGAAGAGAAAGTTGACACAACTTATTGACTCTAAGGTTGTCGATGGCTGGGACGACCCCCGGTTTCCGACAGTACGAGCGTTGGTAAGACGAGGGTTGAAAATGAGTGCCCTGAGACAATTTGTTCAGGAGCAGGGTATGTCAAAAACCGTCAACTTTATGGAATGGTCGAAGTTGTGGTACTTCAACACACAGATTCTCGACCCTTCAGTACCTCGGTACACTGTTGTTTCTAATACACTCAAGGTCCGATGTGTTGTTGAGGGAATAGGCGGCCTGGAAAAGTGTGAGAAATTGCTGCACAAAAAAGCCCCGGATATGGGGAGCAAGGTGTTTTATAAATCCGGTGTCATATTTCTCGATGCTGAGGACGTTGCTCTTTTAAAAGAGGGAGATGAGGTTACGCTGATGGACTGGGGGAATGCGTTTATAAGGAATATTCGCACCAGTGGCGAATCTGGAACAATTACTGATGCCGATATCGTACTCAATCTTGAAGGCGATGTGAAGAAGACTAAGCACAAGTTAACGTGGGTTGCCGAATATCCTGAGGCAGAGGTTATGGAGATAAATGAGTATGACCATTTACTTACCAAGAAGAAGCCGGATCCGGAGGAATCTCTAGATAGTATCCTAGCCGCTGTGACGAAATATACCCAAGAAGTGTACTCTGAGGCAGCGACTAGCGCTCTGAAGAAGGGTGATATAATCCAACTGGAGCGTCGTGGTTACTACATTGTTGATAATGTCATACCGAGAAAAGTCCTTATCGCTATTCCAGATGGTCGCGAGAAAGTGAATCACTTGAGCGCGAAGGCTCATCATCTGAAGTATGTCGCAAAGGTGCCGCAGCCCGCAGCGGCAAACGATTTAGCAGCAAAAAGGGCCGCCAAAGCAGCTAAAAAGGCAGCACAAAAGCAAGACTCAAAAAGTCAGAACAAAGAACAAGCTGTCTAG
- a CDS encoding S-adenosylmethionine decarboxylase proenzyme-like, putative — protein MSVTRINQQTECPSSVHDLVSCWGGCTQSKTSTDSGLEKRFELNFAQPVDIGTVTVKQLASVMERAGESLRQNSAELGIHTLKFDRSLLVFTAKQIVVRSSVSVMLHEAVHPMLELMRSHNIIVDWASFMRVNYGSPWDMTSETSDIMAHEYAELKSAFPTGHPYLAGPVDRDHCFYFVYDGIDRDPSSCRRENDVQINVYMYNVQADDEYDLDGNTKEQQLLVSHCAGEYETLRVSTYGSTHPFASFETNAVSAASDITKIVNGLLKKFYPERVLLVLLQDRDAQGTTACGVMDRLEGFTVVHRGANHFGGGYVFHQATYARSA, from the coding sequence ATGTCGGTCACGCGGATTAACCAGCAAACCGAGTGCCCAAGTTCGGTGCATGACCTTGTGTCATGTTGGGGAGGTTGCACCCAATCTAAAACCTCCACGGACAGCGGCCTGGAGAAGCGGTTTGAACTCAATTTCGCACAGCCTGTTGATATAGGAACCGTTACGGTAAAACAGCTGGCATCCGTGATGGAGCGTGCCGGTGAGTCACTTCGTCAGAACTCCGCTGAGCTGGGAATTCATACGCTTAAGTTCGACAGGTCCCTCTTGGTGTTTACGGCAAAGCAGATTGTTGTGCGCTCTTCCGTTTCAGTGATGCTACACGAAGCGGTACACCCGATGCTTGAGCTCATGCGCTCCCACAACATTATTGTGGATTGGGCGTCTTTCATGCGGGTCAACTACGGCTCGCCTTGGGACATGACATCGGAAACGAGTGATATTATGGCTCATGAATACGCCGAGTTGAAGTCCGCGTTCCCAACGGGCCACCCGTACCTAGCTGGTCCTGTTGACCGTGATCACTGCTTTTACTTTGTGTACGATGGCATCGATCGCGACCCGTCCAGTTGTCGAAGGGAAAATGATGTGCAGATCAATGTTTACATGTACAACGTACAAGCAGATGATGAGTATGACTTGGACGGAAACACCAAAGAACAGCAACTTCTTGTATCCCACTGCGCGGGGGAGTACGAAACGTTGCGAGTGTCGACATATGGGTCCACGCATCCCTTTGCCTCCTTCGAAACGAACGCCGTGTCTGCCGCGAGTGATATCACAAAAATTGTGAATGGACTTCTCAAAAAATTTTACCCGGAGAGAGTTCTGCTCGTGCTGCTGCAGGACCGGGACGCACAGGGCACAACTGCGTGCGGCGTTATGGATAGATTGGAAGGTTTCACCGTCGTGCACCGCGGTGCTAATCACTTTGGTGGAGGCTATGTCTTCCACCAGGCCACATACGCACGCAGTGCCTGA